TTCCCGAAAGGCGCAACGCTCAGCCATCACAACCTATTGAACAACGGTTACTTCGTCGCCGAGAGGATGAGATTCACCCATCGCGATCGGCTCGTGATCCCGGTGCCGCTCTACCACTGTTTCGGCATGGTGATGGGCAATCTCGGTTGCATGACGCACGGGGCGACGATGATCTATCCGAGCGAGGGTTTCGACGCGAAGCGGGTCCTCGAGACCGTCGAGGCGGAAAGAGCGACGGCACTCTATGGGGTTCCGACCATGTTCATCGCCGAGCTCGATCACCCCCACTTCGCCCGATTCGACCTATCCAGCCTGCGAACCGGGATCATGGCGGGCTCGCCCTGTCCCATCGAGGTCATGAAGAAAGTCGTCGATCTCATGCACATGGGCGAGGTCGAGATCGCCTACGGCATGACCGAGACGAGCCCCGTCAGCTTTCAGACGCGTCCGGACGCTCCGTTGGCCAAACGCGTGGGAACCGTCGGGCAGATCCACCCGCACCTGGAAGCCAAGATACAGGATCCGACGACGGGCATGACCGTCCCCATCGGCACCCCGGGCGAGCTGTGTACTCGCGGCTACAGCGTCATGCTCGGCTACTGGAACCAGGAGGAAGCCACTCGCGAAGCCATCGATCGGGCCCGCTGGATGCACACCGGGGATCTCGCGGTCATGGATGGGGACGCCTATGTCAACATCGTCGGACGCATCAAGGATATGGTGATCCGAGGAGGCGAGAACGTCTACCCGCGCGAGGTCGAGGAGTTCCTCTACACCCATCCCAAGGTGAGCGATGTGCAGGTCATCGGGGTGCCCGATCCGAAATTCGGGGAAGAGATCATGGCCTGGGTCAGAGTGCGCGAAGGCGAGAGCGTGACCGAAGACGAGCTGCGCGAGTTCTGCCGGGGCGAGATCGCGCATTTCAAGATCCCTCGCTACTTCAAGTTCGTCGACTCCTTTCCCATGACGGTAACGGGAAAGGTGCAGAAATTCGTCATGCGCGAGCAGAGCATCGAGGAGCTGGGTTTGCGCGACGTCGAAACCGCGTGAGGGAAAGGAGTCCCTATGTTCGGAGCCCTGGTTTTTCTCGGCATCATCGTGCTCCTGGTCGTGTTTCTCATCGGCATCTACAACCGCCTCGTGTCGCTGCGCAATCGGTACAAGAATGCATTCGCGCAGATCGATGTCCAGCTCAAGCGCCGCTACGACCTCATTCCCAACCTGGTCGAGACGGCGAAAGCCTATATGAAGCACGAGCGTGAGACCCTCGAAGCAGTCATCCAGGCTCGAAATCAGGCCCTGACGGCGGAAAAGCGCGCCGCCGCCGAGCCCGGCGACACGGGTGCGATGAGGGGTCTCACGGGCGCGGAGGCGGCCCTGACCGGCGCGATGGGCCGGCTCTTTGCCCTCATGGAGTCCTACCCCGACCTCAAAGCCAATCAGAACATGATGCAGCTCTCGCAAGAGCTGACCTCGACCGAGGACGCCGTGGCCCGAGCGCGCCAGGCGTATAACGACGCGGTAACGACCTACAACACCGCCCGAGAGCGGTTTCCCAACGTCCTCGTCGCCAGCAGCATGGGCTTCGCGGCCGCGGAGCTCTTCGAGGTGGAGATCGCTCAGGAACGCGAGGCCCCGAAGGTCGCGTTCTGACTCGCGGCCGATAGAGGCGCCCCGTTTCGATTTGTGG
Above is a genomic segment from Vicinamibacteria bacterium containing:
- a CDS encoding AMP-binding protein, with translation MAGSRWSYASGASDQPLLGLTIGDMLDDVAARFPDNEALVVPHQNLRLRYREMLDEVNRCARALLALGIEKGERVGIWAPNRAEWTITQFATAKVGAVLVNINPAYRRHELEYALRQSGCTAVVLARRFKTSDYVGMMREIDPPAELRHRVLLGKEEAEGMVLWDELLAMSRDVTEDALARRQKDQQFDDPINIQYTSGTTGFPKGATLSHHNLLNNGYFVAERMRFTHRDRLVIPVPLYHCFGMVMGNLGCMTHGATMIYPSEGFDAKRVLETVEAERATALYGVPTMFIAELDHPHFARFDLSSLRTGIMAGSPCPIEVMKKVVDLMHMGEVEIAYGMTETSPVSFQTRPDAPLAKRVGTVGQIHPHLEAKIQDPTTGMTVPIGTPGELCTRGYSVMLGYWNQEEATREAIDRARWMHTGDLAVMDGDAYVNIVGRIKDMVIRGGENVYPREVEEFLYTHPKVSDVQVIGVPDPKFGEEIMAWVRVREGESVTEDELREFCRGEIAHFKIPRYFKFVDSFPMTVTGKVQKFVMREQSIEELGLRDVETA
- a CDS encoding LemA family protein, with translation MFGALVFLGIIVLLVVFLIGIYNRLVSLRNRYKNAFAQIDVQLKRRYDLIPNLVETAKAYMKHERETLEAVIQARNQALTAEKRAAAEPGDTGAMRGLTGAEAALTGAMGRLFALMESYPDLKANQNMMQLSQELTSTEDAVARARQAYNDAVTTYNTARERFPNVLVASSMGFAAAELFEVEIAQEREAPKVAF